CGTCCGCAGGATCTCGCCGATCTACAGGCCTTACGCAAACGCCTCTGAGATCGCGTGTCTACCGTCCGACCTTTCTTCCACCGCCTCCCGGCAATACATCCGTCAACCCATACGTCCGCCGATGCCAGTCGCGATACTCCTCGCCGAACCGCTCAGCCAACGCCCGCTCCTCCGACCGCTCGCGTGGAAACGCACTGACCACCGCCAACCCCGCCAAAACCCAGACCCACCAGGAATTCGCAATCACAGCGAAACCCACGATCTGCAACAACAAACCCACGTGAAGCGGATGGCGCAGCAGCCGGTACGGCCCGCTGGTAATCAACCTGTGATCCTGACGAATCACAATCAACTCCGAAAAAAAACGCCGCAGGTGAGCCAACCCCCAAATCCGCAGCGCCACGCCCACAGCAATCACCGCCATCGCCGGAACGTACAATGCCAGCCGCACGCCCTCCGTCCGCCAGTCCAGCCGCCACAACGCCGCCAATAGCGGCACAAAAAACGTCACCGCCCAGATCACCGTGGTCACATACCCTCTTCGCACCGACGCTGCGCCGCGCCCGCGCGTCGCCAACCGCAACACCGCACCATGAGCCAACTGCACAGCCACAAACACAACCGTCTGCCACGGCCACTCACTCACAAATCACCTTCCCCTCAGCCAACTCGCCCGCCGCCTCAACCACCGCATCGACCATCCGCGACAGATCATCGCTGCGCACCAACTCCGCCCGATCCGCCGGCGTATGAATCCGCGCCGTCAACCGAAGCGGCCCCTGCGTCAAACTCCAAGCCGCAAACCCCGCCGCCGACAGACGCATGTGATCCACGCCCACTCCGATCACCCCTTTCGCCCGACGAACCGAAAACCCGCGATCCTCCAGCCGCCGCCGCAACACCTCGCCGAAATCCCCCTCCCGCCGCGATCCGATCATGTACACCACCCCGCCTGTCCCGACCGTATCGAAATTCACACACACCGTCCTGCCCCGATCCAACTCCTTCCCGTACCGCTGGGCAAACCGCAACGCCCCGCCCAATCCCAACTCCTCCGCACCGGTCGCCACCACCCACAAATCAACCCGGCCATCCAACCGCGACGGCAACTCCCGCGCCAACGCCCCGATCACCGCCAGACCCGATGCATTGTCCATCGCTCCCACCGACTCATTGCCCGACAAATTCAGGATTTGCCCCAACAACCCGACCACCCCGACTCCCGCCACAAACCACACAAAAACCGGATCCACCGCCAATCCCGCCACCGCCAGCACCGACAATACCACCAATCCCGCCGCCGACAACGCCGCCATCCCGATCCCCACCACCCGCAACAAGATCGGCAGCACCTGCGACTTCGTGTCATAGTGGGCCATCACCACCAGCGCCGCCGCACCCTCCGCCCCCTTCGACCGCCCGATCACGTTCGCGCACGGAACCTGCCGACCGTAATCGAAAAGCCGCTCCCCAAAATGATGCCACCGCTGCACCGCCACAAGCGATACCACCAGCCCCACCGCGATCAACCCCGTCGCCCACCCCGCCGTCGGATACACCAGCGCCGCCAACACCAGACCCGCCGCCGCCACCGTCGGCACAATCCGACTCGCCGCCACCAGCGGCCAACGCGAAATCGTGAACTCCTGCCGGAACGGATGCAGCCCATCCTCCGCGAACCACCCCTCAATCACCTGCGCCGCCCGACCCTCGCCCACCGATCCCACCGCCCGCGGGCCGCACGCGATGATCTGCCCAAACAACCGCTCAATCAACCCCCGGTCTACCGCCATCACGCCTCACCCCACTTCAAAACCGCTCCGTCGAAGCGTCTCGATCAACCGCCCGTCACGATCGCCCGCCGAACCCTCAAGCCGCTGAACCACCGCCTTGACCAGCACATCCGTCTCAAGGTTCACCACCGCACCCACCCCCTTGTCCACCAGCGTCGTCCGCCGCAGCGTCTCCGGAATGATCGCCACCGAAAAACCCCGATCGCTCCGATCCGCTACAGTCAGACTTATACCGTCCAAGGCAACCGAACCTTTCGGCACCACGTACCGTAGATACTCCAGGTCGGACGGCTCAAAAAACAGCCGCCGACCCGGCGGCTCGTCCTGAACCCGCCCGATCCGACAGGTGGTATCGACATGGCCCAGCACGAAATGACCCTCAATCCGATCCGAAACCCGAAGCGACAGCTCCAGGTTCACGCGGCCGCCCGGACC
This DNA window, taken from Phycisphaerae bacterium, encodes the following:
- a CDS encoding Zn-dependent exopeptidase M28, with amino-acid sequence MAVDRGLIERLFGQIIACGPRAVGSVGEGRAAQVIEGWFAEDGLHPFRQEFTISRWPLVAASRIVPTVAAAGLVLAALVYPTAGWATGLIAVGLVVSLVAVQRWHHFGERLFDYGRQVPCANVIGRSKGAEGAAALVVMAHYDTKSQVLPILLRVVGIGMAALSAAGLVVLSVLAVAGLAVDPVFVWFVAGVGVVGLLGQILNLSGNESVGAMDNASGLAVIGALARELPSRLDGRVDLWVVATGAEELGLGGALRFAQRYGKELDRGRTVCVNFDTVGTGGVVYMIGSRREGDFGEVLRRRLEDRGFSVRRAKGVIGVGVDHMRLSAAGFAAWSLTQGPLRLTARIHTPADRAELVRSDDLSRMVDAVVEAAGELAEGKVICE
- a CDS encoding isoprenylcysteine carboxylmethyltransferase family protein, translating into MSEWPWQTVVFVAVQLAHGAVLRLATRGRGAASVRRGYVTTVIWAVTFFVPLLAALWRLDWRTEGVRLALYVPAMAVIAVGVALRIWGLAHLRRFFSELIVIRQDHRLITSGPYRLLRHPLHVGLLLQIVGFAVIANSWWVWVLAGLAVVSAFPRERSEERALAERFGEEYRDWHRRTYGLTDVLPGGGGRKVGR
- a CDS encoding riboflavin synthase; this translates as MFTGIVEAVGQVRSTVASGIGRHLVLDIGQLAERPELGGSVSINGVCLTVVELKWPEAAFDVVAETVARSNLGELGPGGRVNLELSLRVSDRIEGHFVLGHVDTTCRIGRVQDEPPGRRLFFEPSDLEYLRYVVPKGSVALDGISLTVADRSDRGFSVAIIPETLRRTTLVDKGVGAVVNLETDVLVKAVVQRLEGSAGDRDGRLIETLRRSGFEVG